Proteins from a single region of Gordonia hongkongensis:
- a CDS encoding DUF305 domain-containing protein, whose protein sequence is MRVTRTGVVVAAAAAVLTVVAACSDTSTEDHSSMSGMGTSAASTESSAAATAEHNSADISFAQQMIPHHTQAIMMSDILLEKDNINPQVVSLAQQIKDAQQPEIEQMQSWLKQWGAPLEGQGHNMDMGTSMAPGTSPMPSMMGMMSPEQMQQLRDAQGAEASRLFLTQMIEHHRGAIAMAKTEIQDGQSPEAIALARQIVTDQESEIARMQQLLNNP, encoded by the coding sequence ATGAGAGTCACACGAACGGGTGTCGTCGTTGCTGCCGCGGCGGCTGTTCTGACAGTGGTGGCCGCGTGTTCGGACACCTCGACTGAGGATCATTCCTCGATGTCGGGGATGGGTACCAGCGCGGCCAGTACCGAATCCTCAGCGGCGGCCACTGCCGAACACAACAGCGCGGACATCTCGTTCGCCCAGCAGATGATCCCGCACCACACCCAGGCGATCATGATGAGCGACATCCTGTTGGAGAAGGACAACATCAACCCCCAGGTCGTCAGTCTGGCCCAGCAGATCAAAGACGCTCAGCAGCCCGAGATCGAGCAGATGCAGTCGTGGCTGAAGCAATGGGGAGCCCCACTCGAGGGCCAGGGGCACAACATGGACATGGGTACCTCGATGGCACCGGGTACCTCCCCGATGCCGTCGATGATGGGCATGATGTCGCCAGAACAGATGCAGCAGCTACGCGACGCGCAAGGCGCCGAGGCGTCGCGCCTGTTCCTGACCCAGATGATCGAACACCACCGCGGCGCCATCGCCATGGCCAAGACCGAGATTCAAGACGGCCAATCGCCCGAGGCGATCGCGCTGGCACGCCAGATCGTCACTGACCAGGAAAGTGAAATCGCCAGGATGCAGCAGCTTCTCAACAACCCCTAG
- a CDS encoding metal-sensitive transcriptional regulator, with product MTAASAPGQSSTPEESSASEHSSHGYISDKGKYLARLKRIEGQSRGIYRMVDEEQYCIDILTQISALTKALEGVALGLLDDHLTHCVLDAAHAGGDEAQEKIAEASAAIARLVRS from the coding sequence ATGACCGCTGCGTCCGCACCGGGACAATCCTCCACCCCGGAAGAATCCTCTGCCTCGGAACACTCTTCCCACGGTTACATCAGCGACAAGGGCAAATACCTGGCCCGCCTCAAGCGCATCGAGGGGCAATCCCGAGGTATCTATCGGATGGTCGACGAGGAGCAGTACTGCATCGACATCCTGACCCAGATTTCGGCGCTGACCAAGGCGCTGGAGGGGGTCGCGCTGGGTTTGCTCGACGACCATCTCACCCACTGTGTGCTCGATGCCGCCCACGCCGGCGGGGACGAGGCGCAGGAGAAGATCGCTGAAGCCTCGGCGGCCATCGCTCGCCTCGTTCGTTCCTGA
- a CDS encoding heavy metal translocating P-type ATPase, protein MNEHSSPEHVGHDAADERHHGQLAAASHNHHDHHAERARADHDHAGHGGHGDHVGQFRRLFWIMLALAVPVVAFSPMFAMLIGYDLPDGEVLKWVSPVLGTVMYCWGGRPFLVGASAELRSRAPGMMLLIALAITVAFVASWGASIGVLHHELDFWWELALLIVIMLLGHWIEMRSLAQTTSALDSLAALLPDEAERVEGDHITTVAPSELQVGDVVIVRPGASVPADGRVVDGSAELDESMVTGESRTVRRGIGDQVVAGTVATDSGLRVQITATGDDTALAGIQRLVADAQNSTSRAQRLADSAAALLFWFALGSAIITAIVWTVIGQPDQAVIRTITVLVIACPHALGLAIPLVVAIATERAARGGVLVKDRLALEAMRTVDAVLFDKTGTLTKGEPTVIEIAAADGVDEDTVLTLAASAEADSEHPLARAIVAAAGDRAQPVPAATDFTSSPAVGVTARVEGATVRVGGPRMLEEQGHQELAIADRWRADGAIILHVTRDTELIGAVKLADEVRGESRQAVEALHARGVEVVMITGDAEAVAHTVAHDLGIDRVFAGVRPEDKASKVAELQHEGRKVAMVGDGVNDAPALAQADVGIAIGAGTDVAIASAGVILASDDPRSVLSVIELSDASYRKMKQNLWWAAGYNLISVPLAAGILAPIGFVLPMSVGAILMSASTVVVALNAQLLRRLDLHPGASTVRALQHNRPRSTEKVSP, encoded by the coding sequence ATGAACGAGCACTCTTCCCCTGAGCACGTCGGTCACGACGCCGCCGATGAACGCCACCACGGCCAACTCGCCGCAGCGTCACACAACCACCACGATCACCATGCTGAGCGCGCCCGCGCAGACCATGATCACGCTGGGCATGGGGGGCATGGTGATCACGTCGGGCAGTTCCGGCGGCTGTTCTGGATCATGCTGGCCCTGGCTGTGCCGGTCGTGGCCTTTTCGCCCATGTTCGCGATGCTCATCGGCTATGACCTACCCGATGGTGAAGTGTTGAAGTGGGTCTCACCGGTGCTGGGTACGGTGATGTACTGCTGGGGTGGGCGGCCGTTCCTGGTAGGCGCCTCTGCAGAACTGCGGTCGCGCGCACCGGGAATGATGCTGTTGATCGCCTTGGCGATCACGGTGGCCTTCGTGGCGTCCTGGGGTGCGAGCATCGGTGTGTTGCACCACGAACTGGACTTCTGGTGGGAACTGGCCCTGCTCATCGTGATCATGCTGTTGGGGCATTGGATCGAGATGCGGTCGCTGGCCCAGACAACCTCGGCCCTGGACTCGCTGGCCGCGCTGCTGCCCGATGAGGCCGAACGCGTCGAGGGCGACCACATCACCACCGTTGCTCCCAGTGAGCTGCAGGTCGGAGATGTGGTGATCGTGCGCCCCGGGGCCAGCGTCCCGGCCGACGGTCGCGTCGTAGACGGCTCGGCCGAGCTCGATGAATCCATGGTCACCGGAGAATCGCGCACGGTGCGCCGCGGCATCGGCGATCAGGTGGTGGCCGGCACGGTGGCCACCGACTCGGGGCTGCGGGTCCAGATCACCGCCACCGGCGACGACACGGCGCTGGCCGGGATTCAGCGCCTGGTGGCAGACGCGCAGAACTCCACCTCCCGCGCCCAGCGGCTGGCCGATTCCGCCGCAGCGCTGCTGTTCTGGTTCGCGCTCGGCTCAGCGATCATCACCGCCATCGTGTGGACGGTCATCGGCCAACCCGACCAGGCGGTGATTCGAACCATCACCGTGCTGGTCATCGCCTGCCCGCACGCACTCGGCTTGGCTATCCCCCTGGTGGTGGCCATTGCCACAGAACGCGCCGCCCGCGGCGGCGTGCTGGTCAAAGACCGGTTGGCACTTGAGGCCATGCGCACTGTGGATGCGGTGCTGTTCGACAAGACCGGAACCCTGACCAAGGGTGAGCCCACCGTCATCGAGATCGCGGCCGCCGACGGCGTCGATGAGGACACCGTGCTCACCCTGGCCGCCAGCGCCGAAGCCGACAGCGAGCACCCGCTGGCGCGAGCAATTGTCGCAGCGGCCGGCGACCGCGCCCAGCCGGTTCCCGCGGCCACCGACTTCACCTCGTCACCGGCGGTCGGTGTGACCGCTCGCGTCGAGGGCGCCACAGTGCGGGTGGGCGGGCCCCGCATGCTCGAGGAACAGGGCCATCAGGAACTGGCCATCGCTGATCGCTGGCGCGCCGACGGCGCAATCATCCTGCATGTCACCCGCGACACTGAGCTGATCGGAGCTGTCAAACTCGCTGACGAGGTGCGCGGGGAATCCCGCCAAGCCGTCGAGGCGCTGCACGCCCGCGGGGTCGAGGTCGTGATGATCACCGGCGACGCCGAAGCAGTGGCGCACACCGTCGCTCACGACCTCGGTATCGACCGGGTGTTCGCCGGTGTACGCCCGGAAGACAAAGCCAGCAAGGTGGCCGAACTGCAGCACGAAGGACGCAAGGTGGCGATGGTGGGCGACGGCGTCAACGACGCCCCCGCCCTGGCCCAAGCCGATGTGGGCATCGCGATCGGGGCCGGCACCGACGTCGCGATCGCCTCGGCGGGGGTCATCCTCGCCAGCGACGACCCCCGCTCGGTGCTGTCGGTCATCGAGCTGTCGGACGCCAGCTACCGAAAAATGAAGCAGAACCTGTGGTGGGCAGCGGGATACAACCTGATCTCGGTACCGCTGGCCGCCGGAATTCTCGCGCCCATCGGGTTCGTCCTGCCGATGTCGGTCGGAGCGATCCTGATGTCAGCCTCGACGGTCGTGGTCGCACTCAACGCGCAACTGTTACGCCGACTCGACCTGCACCCAGGCGCGAGTACAGTGCGTGCACTGCAGCACAACCGACCGCGATCCACTGAGAAGGTGAGTCCATGA
- a CDS encoding M56 family metallopeptidase: MSAAVVLVVAAGVLGWLWPRWMVRVQGRIDARWVLVAWPAAQVVFAMLWVGAVVTLAVPGHFGIHSLSEVVSCLRVLSHGASPRVEAISGGVLAVVTGAAIVRAVTIAVRSAVRMRGAREEYLQSLRLVGARSERYPDVWWLADGRPMAFCLPGKDAGIAATTGLQAALSGEELDAVVAHERAHRRQRHHTVVLAARALGRAFPLIPLFSRAGREVAGLVEQAADARAAQLVGARAVCSALGTLARSGPVAGPVGVLSISDSSSVGPRLSRLDSGHRCRSRRHHVGAAAAVAGVVAVPTTLAASGVVAAMVIAMCV, from the coding sequence ATGAGTGCAGCGGTGGTGTTAGTTGTTGCCGCGGGTGTGCTGGGCTGGTTGTGGCCTCGATGGATGGTTCGGGTGCAGGGCCGTATCGATGCTCGTTGGGTGTTGGTGGCCTGGCCGGCCGCGCAGGTCGTGTTTGCGATGTTGTGGGTGGGAGCTGTTGTGACGCTGGCGGTTCCCGGCCATTTCGGCATCCATTCGTTGTCCGAGGTGGTGTCGTGTCTGCGGGTGTTGTCACACGGCGCATCCCCGCGGGTGGAGGCGATCTCCGGTGGCGTGCTGGCGGTGGTGACCGGGGCAGCGATTGTCCGAGCGGTGACGATCGCGGTGCGATCGGCGGTGCGGATGCGTGGTGCTCGTGAGGAGTATCTGCAGTCGTTGCGGTTGGTGGGCGCCCGCAGTGAGCGCTATCCCGACGTGTGGTGGCTCGCCGACGGGCGGCCGATGGCGTTTTGTCTGCCGGGTAAGGATGCCGGGATCGCCGCCACGACTGGGTTACAGGCGGCGTTGTCCGGTGAGGAACTCGATGCCGTCGTTGCCCATGAGCGCGCGCACCGGCGGCAACGTCATCACACCGTGGTGTTGGCGGCCCGCGCTCTCGGGCGTGCGTTTCCGCTGATTCCGTTGTTCAGCCGCGCGGGCCGTGAGGTCGCCGGCTTGGTCGAGCAAGCCGCCGATGCCCGCGCCGCCCAGCTGGTGGGTGCGCGGGCGGTCTGCTCGGCGTTGGGAACGTTGGCCCGTTCGGGGCCCGTGGCGGGCCCGGTGGGTGTGTTGTCGATCAGCGATTCGTCGTCCGTGGGGCCGCGGCTGAGCCGCTTGGACTCCGGTCACCGGTGCCGGTCGCGGCGTCATCATGTGGGTGCCGCCGCGGCGGTGGCTGGTGTGGTGGCGGTACCGACCACGCTGGCGGCATCCGGTGTCGTCGCGGCGATGGTGATCGCGATGTGTGTGTAG
- a CDS encoding M23 family metallopeptidase, producing MQMVLTSLRVKAGQQWGPKALGVAAAVCVGVAPVIATAPAAASTDGHVAGELIAIVQDSVKAALGGAAAANLGKPITQAASCLGAQAQSGSVGDAGSVAALQCFGTFSLIDPIDGFRIIDALPLARLVATLIAAIVPHDPNEPHGPQPQEPGTPTPLLPGSGGAVAPTAGEITSTFGDGRGHQGIDIGNDLGAPIVAVADGEVITSGPAEGFGLWMRIRHDDGTITTYGHNDENLLEQGARVRMGQSIATVGNRGVSTGPHLHFEVLDPTGVNVDPAQWLADRGVVLAMAADADARAPGPVVPQWVGEPRL from the coding sequence ATGCAGATGGTGTTGACATCGCTACGGGTCAAGGCGGGGCAGCAGTGGGGCCCCAAAGCGCTGGGGGTGGCAGCGGCGGTGTGCGTGGGCGTTGCGCCTGTGATTGCCACCGCACCGGCGGCGGCCTCGACCGATGGACATGTGGCCGGGGAGTTGATCGCGATCGTGCAGGACTCGGTGAAGGCCGCTTTGGGTGGTGCCGCGGCGGCGAATTTGGGGAAGCCGATCACGCAGGCGGCGTCCTGCCTGGGCGCTCAGGCCCAGTCGGGCAGTGTCGGCGATGCGGGCAGTGTGGCCGCGCTGCAGTGCTTCGGAACGTTTTCGCTCATTGATCCGATAGACGGGTTCCGGATCATCGACGCGTTACCGCTGGCTCGGCTGGTGGCCACCCTGATCGCCGCGATCGTGCCGCACGATCCGAACGAGCCGCATGGCCCCCAGCCGCAGGAACCCGGAACGCCGACGCCGCTGCTGCCCGGTAGTGGCGGTGCGGTGGCGCCGACTGCGGGTGAGATCACGTCCACCTTCGGTGACGGACGGGGCCATCAGGGCATTGATATCGGCAATGATCTGGGTGCGCCGATTGTCGCTGTGGCTGACGGGGAGGTCATCACCTCCGGACCTGCCGAGGGGTTCGGGTTGTGGATGCGGATCCGGCACGATGACGGCACGATCACCACCTACGGCCACAACGACGAGAATCTGCTCGAGCAGGGCGCGCGAGTACGGATGGGGCAATCGATCGCCACGGTGGGCAACCGTGGGGTGTCGACCGGCCCGCATCTGCATTTCGAGGTTCTCGACCCGACGGGAGTCAACGTTGATCCGGCACAGTGGCTGGCCGATCGTGGGGTGGTTCTGGCGATGGCCGCTGATGCCGACGCCCGCGCGCCGGGGCCGGTGGTGCCGCAGTGGGTCGGCGAACCACGCCTGTGA
- a CDS encoding heavy-metal-associated domain-containing protein, with protein sequence MSTSTVIVSGMTCGHCAASVREEVGALAGVTDVDVDVASGRVTISSSAPIEADAIRGAIEEAGYHLAQ encoded by the coding sequence ATGAGCACATCGACAGTGATCGTCTCCGGAATGACGTGTGGGCACTGCGCGGCGTCGGTGCGTGAAGAAGTCGGCGCACTGGCCGGCGTAACTGACGTCGACGTCGACGTGGCCAGCGGGCGAGTCACCATCTCTAGCTCGGCCCCGATCGAGGCCGACGCGATCCGCGGCGCGATCGAAGAGGCCGGCTACCACCTGGCGCAGTAG
- a CDS encoding heavy metal translocating P-type ATPase, giving the protein MTTSAPIHPPAATAEQTGAVDVELAVSGMTCASCAARIERTLNKLDGVSASVNYATEKAHVSAPAGVDPHLLIETIEQAGYHAALPATPTKGAAPDDDPSDDDGELVALRHRLIGAVVLSVPVIALAMVPALQFTYWQWASLTLAAPVIVWAAWPFHRAALLNLRHGAATMDTLISVGTTAALLWSLYALFFGTAGQPGMTHGFTLTVSASDGAGNIYLEVAAGVTMFVLAGRYFEKRSKRQAGAALRALLELGAKDVTVIRDGHQHRIPIGELAIDDEFNVRPGEKIASDGVVVSGTSAVDASMVTGESMPVQVAPADTVTGGTVNAGGHLRVRATRVGADTQLAQMAAMVERAQTGKAHAQRLADRISSVFVPVVIAVAIAVLGAWIGAGYPLQAAFTAAVAVLIIACPCALGLATPTALLVGTGRGAQLGIVIKGPEVLESTRTIDTVVLDKTGTVTTGQMTLVQVTTSPTTTRADVLALAGAVENASEHPVAAAIAAGAAAEVGQLDEVEDFRSFEGRGVRGTVQGRVVTVGRPTLLAEHGIAVDDPHLNEAQTAAEEAGQTAVLVAWDGRAHAVLAVADAIKPTSAHAIARLAALGMTPILLTGDNQTVADTVAAEVGIDTVIANVLPADKAAVITDLQSDGKVVAMIGDGVNDAAALAHADLGLAMGTGTDAAMHAADITLVRGDLNAAADAIALARTTLKTIKMNLFWAFAYNVAAIPLAALGLLNPMLAGAAMALSSVFVVSNSLRLRAFTSPPHSSSTVPPTNPSTYTPQGYKVAA; this is encoded by the coding sequence ATGACCACCTCAGCTCCGATCCACCCACCTGCGGCCACCGCCGAGCAGACAGGCGCCGTCGATGTCGAACTCGCCGTGTCGGGCATGACGTGTGCATCGTGCGCGGCACGCATCGAACGCACACTGAACAAACTCGACGGAGTGAGCGCCTCGGTGAACTACGCCACCGAAAAAGCTCACGTCAGCGCACCCGCCGGTGTCGACCCACACCTGCTGATCGAGACCATCGAACAGGCCGGATACCACGCTGCGCTGCCCGCCACTCCCACCAAAGGTGCCGCCCCCGACGATGACCCTTCGGACGACGACGGGGAGCTCGTGGCCTTGCGTCACCGACTGATCGGTGCGGTGGTTCTCTCGGTACCGGTGATCGCGCTGGCAATGGTCCCGGCGTTGCAGTTCACCTACTGGCAGTGGGCGTCGTTGACGTTGGCCGCGCCAGTGATCGTGTGGGCGGCATGGCCGTTTCATCGCGCCGCGTTGCTCAACCTGCGCCACGGTGCGGCCACCATGGACACCCTCATCTCGGTCGGCACCACCGCGGCGCTGTTGTGGTCGTTGTATGCGTTGTTCTTCGGCACCGCCGGACAACCAGGCATGACCCACGGATTCACCCTGACGGTCAGCGCCTCTGACGGTGCAGGCAACATCTACCTCGAGGTCGCCGCGGGGGTCACGATGTTCGTCCTGGCCGGCCGATACTTCGAGAAGCGGTCCAAACGGCAAGCCGGTGCGGCGTTGCGGGCCTTGTTGGAGCTGGGCGCCAAAGACGTCACAGTGATCAGGGACGGCCACCAGCATCGGATCCCGATCGGCGAGCTCGCCATTGACGACGAGTTCAATGTGCGCCCCGGCGAGAAGATCGCCAGCGACGGTGTGGTGGTGTCCGGCACCTCGGCAGTCGATGCCAGCATGGTCACCGGCGAGTCGATGCCAGTCCAGGTCGCCCCCGCCGACACCGTGACCGGCGGGACAGTCAACGCCGGCGGGCACCTGCGGGTGCGGGCGACCCGCGTGGGAGCGGACACCCAACTCGCGCAAATGGCCGCGATGGTCGAACGCGCCCAGACCGGCAAAGCCCACGCCCAGCGACTGGCCGACCGGATCTCAAGCGTCTTCGTGCCGGTGGTCATCGCCGTCGCCATCGCAGTCCTCGGCGCGTGGATCGGCGCCGGCTATCCCCTGCAAGCGGCGTTCACCGCCGCGGTCGCTGTGCTGATCATCGCCTGCCCCTGCGCGCTGGGACTGGCCACCCCGACCGCACTGCTGGTCGGTACCGGCCGCGGAGCCCAACTCGGCATCGTGATCAAAGGCCCCGAAGTCCTGGAATCCACCCGAACCATCGACACCGTTGTCCTCGACAAAACCGGCACGGTCACCACGGGCCAGATGACACTCGTCCAGGTCACCACCTCCCCCACCACCACTCGCGCCGACGTGCTCGCCCTCGCTGGAGCGGTGGAAAATGCCTCCGAGCACCCCGTCGCGGCCGCCATCGCTGCTGGTGCAGCCGCCGAAGTCGGACAGCTCGACGAGGTCGAAGACTTCCGCAGCTTCGAAGGTCGAGGCGTGCGCGGCACGGTCCAGGGACGTGTGGTCACCGTCGGGCGTCCGACGCTGCTGGCCGAACACGGCATCGCCGTGGATGACCCCCACCTCAACGAGGCGCAGACCGCCGCCGAAGAAGCCGGACAGACCGCCGTACTCGTCGCCTGGGACGGCCGCGCCCATGCGGTCCTGGCGGTCGCCGATGCGATCAAACCCACCAGCGCACACGCCATCGCCCGGCTCGCCGCACTGGGTATGACGCCCATCCTGTTGACCGGCGACAACCAGACCGTCGCCGACACCGTCGCCGCTGAGGTCGGGATCGACACCGTCATCGCCAACGTCTTGCCGGCCGACAAAGCCGCCGTCATCACCGACCTGCAATCCGACGGCAAGGTTGTGGCCATGATCGGCGACGGCGTCAACGACGCCGCTGCCCTGGCCCACGCCGATCTCGGGCTGGCGATGGGCACCGGCACCGACGCCGCCATGCATGCCGCCGACATCACCCTGGTCCGCGGCGACCTCAACGCTGCCGCCGACGCGATCGCCTTGGCACGCACCACTCTGAAAACGATCAAAATGAACCTGTTCTGGGCATTCGCCTACAACGTCGCCGCGATACCGCTGGCCGCGCTGGGACTGCTCAACCCCATGCTGGCTGGGGCCGCCATGGCGTTGTCCAGCGTGTTCGTCGTCAGCAACAGCCTGCGGCTGCGCGCCTTCACCAGCCCGCCCCACTCATCGTCCACAGTTCCACCCACCAACCCCTCGACGTATACCCCCCAGGGGTATAAGGTAGCGGCATGA